A single genomic interval of Peribacillus sp. FSL H8-0477 harbors:
- a CDS encoding extracellular solute-binding protein — protein MKRTLFISSIIVIFLIGIYLFGLKPKPAIQSQENGSSTLTIWVYSSMLSNRVEEYKKENPEVVIFMKKMKSAEHLVEELKLANSSGNTPDMAEIPSLHGIFPFVEDQSIMPVDEYVEEEFAASLIEVIKVRFSTNENLYALPLGYEVPILYVNRNKYKDKLNIQTLQDLWEKSDSKKIILADAMYPWYKLNMLPPDLSETDQSKDEDLFFSEYSSMMALTDFVNGHAGVLISSSSKLHLLEKLIGSTFTWEPMAFPSSSERLLVNGSGLSVFQNRDASKETIQSFFSYVQEKDVILKMSVEGTLIPPIKTVAESEQYISHFRQYPAYQLSIKQSIGKQGFDLTSEDEKRWNQVTDE, from the coding sequence ATGAAGAGAACGTTATTTATTAGCAGCATCATCGTGATTTTCTTAATAGGGATCTATCTATTCGGATTAAAACCAAAACCAGCCATACAATCGCAAGAGAATGGGAGCAGCACACTTACCATTTGGGTGTATTCTTCTATGCTGAGTAACCGTGTTGAAGAGTATAAGAAAGAAAACCCTGAAGTTGTGATCTTTATGAAAAAAATGAAATCTGCTGAACATTTAGTAGAGGAACTGAAACTAGCGAACTCATCAGGGAATACACCGGATATGGCGGAGATTCCCTCTCTACATGGAATCTTTCCATTCGTTGAGGACCAGTCTATTATGCCTGTTGATGAATATGTAGAAGAGGAATTCGCCGCAAGTTTAATAGAGGTGATCAAGGTCCGGTTTTCGACTAATGAAAACTTGTACGCCCTTCCGCTTGGATATGAAGTACCCATTCTTTACGTTAATCGTAATAAGTATAAAGATAAGCTGAACATCCAGACACTGCAGGATCTATGGGAGAAGTCGGATTCAAAAAAAATTATCTTAGCGGATGCTATGTATCCTTGGTATAAGTTGAATATGCTCCCTCCTGATCTCAGTGAAACGGATCAATCGAAGGACGAAGATCTGTTTTTTTCGGAATACTCATCAATGATGGCTTTAACTGATTTTGTGAATGGACATGCTGGCGTGTTGATTAGTTCTTCCAGTAAACTGCATCTACTGGAGAAATTGATAGGCAGCACATTTACATGGGAGCCTATGGCATTTCCGAGTTCCTCAGAACGGTTACTGGTCAATGGAAGCGGACTTTCGGTATTTCAAAACAGGGATGCGTCAAAAGAAACAATACAAAGCTTTTTCTCCTATGTACAAGAAAAGGATGTCATACTTAAAATGTCAGTGGAAGGAACGTTAATTCCTCCAATAAAGACTGTCGCTGAGTCCGAGCAATATATTAGTCATTTTCGGCAATATCCAGCTTATCAACTTAGCATCAAACAAAGCATAGGTAAACAGGGCTTTGATTTAACATCTGAGGACGAAAAGAGATGGAATCAAGTCACTGATGAATGA